A single region of the Pseudomonas granadensis genome encodes:
- a CDS encoding phage tail tube protein, protein MGQLIAGTCYVKVDGAQLTINGGCEAPLMAVKRETVVPGFYKETDIAPSFKVTALHTADFPLKKLIEGTDITVTCEFSNGKVYVLAGAYLVEEPVSKGDDATIELKFEGIKGTWQ, encoded by the coding sequence ATGGGTCAACTGATTGCAGGCACCTGCTACGTCAAGGTCGACGGCGCACAACTGACGATTAATGGCGGCTGCGAAGCCCCGTTGATGGCGGTCAAACGCGAAACCGTCGTGCCCGGTTTCTACAAGGAAACCGACATCGCGCCGTCGTTCAAAGTGACCGCGCTGCATACCGCCGATTTTCCGCTGAAGAAGCTGATCGAAGGCACCGATATCACCGTCACCTGCGAATTCAGCAACGGCAAAGTCTACGTACTGGCCGGCGCCTACCTGGTCGAAGAACCGGTTTCCAAGGGCGATGACGCCACCATCGAACTGAAATTCGAAGGCATCAAGGGGACCTGGCAATGA
- a CDS encoding YmfQ family protein — protein MGGIRTAAQYQAQLRALLPSGPAWDPERVPELEEVLQGVAVELARLDARAADLLNEMDPAGVSELVPDWEQVMNLPDPCLGATPLFDDRRLAVRRRLLAVGNQAVGYYLDIAKSQGYPNATITEHEAPRMGRARFGSAHWGTWEAQFMWTLNTGGRLLLGRRYGASYWGERFGVNPGSALECLIHRSAPAHTKVHINYE, from the coding sequence ATGGGGGGCATAAGAACCGCCGCGCAATATCAGGCGCAACTGCGCGCCTTGCTGCCCAGCGGCCCGGCGTGGGACCCGGAACGTGTGCCGGAGCTCGAAGAAGTGCTGCAAGGCGTCGCCGTCGAACTGGCGCGCCTCGATGCGCGCGCCGCTGACCTGCTCAACGAGATGGACCCGGCCGGCGTCAGCGAACTGGTGCCGGACTGGGAACAGGTGATGAACCTGCCCGACCCGTGCCTGGGCGCCACGCCGCTGTTCGACGACCGCCGCCTCGCCGTACGCCGCCGCTTGCTCGCGGTCGGCAACCAGGCTGTCGGCTACTACCTCGACATCGCCAAAAGCCAGGGCTACCCCAACGCCACCATCACCGAACACGAAGCACCGCGCATGGGCCGCGCCCGTTTCGGCTCGGCGCATTGGGGCACCTGGGAAGCGCAATTCATGTGGACGCTCAACACCGGCGGCCGCCTGCTGCTCGGCCGGCGTTACGGCGCGAGCTACTGGGGCGAGCGCTTCGGCGTCAACCCGGGCTCGGCGCTGGAATGCCTGATCCACCGCAGCGCGCCGGCGCATACCAAGGTGCACATCAATTATGAGTAG
- a CDS encoding DNA circularization protein: MNWRDRLLPASFRGVGFWIDQAKTPVGRKGQLHEYPQRDLPYFEDLGQQAKIHDITAFIVGADCLEQRDKLLKALEAGSGELVHPWLGRLQVKVGECDMTHTRHDGGLVTFALKFYPDKPLPFPTATVSTQKVLLAKADTLLGSAVARFEQAMTLIKAARIGIANLRNSLTGVYEVIKEQLKPLIEQYRQITELVKAVKELPKEVAAEFKGLLGDIKELKAFAKEGYRGVIADVSQQLEAIRKADAPKITTGKDTNAAAQAMADLVQDTLLVKVAQWVASMPVASPAVKLLSTPSVAHQADQPVTRQEVPVTEEMKALQKAVGAAIDPMLDKADPKHHQAINDVKEALIAHLKAVASSGVRQVSKSFQESLPALVVAYQQFADATRVTEVTQSNAMNHPGFAPNDVKVSRE, encoded by the coding sequence ATGAACTGGCGTGACCGTTTGTTGCCGGCATCCTTTCGCGGTGTCGGCTTCTGGATCGATCAGGCGAAAACCCCGGTCGGTCGCAAGGGGCAATTGCACGAATACCCGCAACGTGACCTGCCGTATTTCGAAGACCTTGGTCAGCAGGCGAAGATTCACGACATCACCGCCTTCATCGTCGGCGCTGATTGCCTGGAGCAGCGCGACAAGCTGCTCAAGGCGTTAGAGGCAGGCAGTGGCGAGCTGGTGCATCCGTGGCTCGGGCGCTTGCAGGTCAAGGTCGGCGAATGCGACATGACCCACACCCGCCATGACGGCGGGCTGGTGACCTTTGCGCTGAAGTTCTATCCCGATAAACCGTTGCCGTTTCCGACCGCGACGGTCAGTACCCAGAAAGTCCTGTTGGCCAAGGCTGACACGCTGCTCGGGTCGGCCGTGGCGCGCTTTGAACAGGCGATGACGCTGATCAAGGCTGCGCGGATCGGCATCGCCAATCTGCGCAACAGCCTCACCGGAGTTTATGAGGTGATCAAGGAACAGCTCAAACCGCTGATCGAGCAGTACCGACAGATCACCGAACTGGTCAAGGCCGTGAAGGAGTTGCCCAAGGAAGTGGCGGCAGAGTTCAAAGGCTTGCTTGGCGATATCAAGGAGCTGAAGGCCTTCGCGAAGGAGGGCTACCGTGGCGTGATTGCCGACGTGTCGCAACAACTCGAAGCCATTCGCAAGGCCGATGCGCCAAAGATCACCACCGGCAAGGACACCAACGCGGCGGCGCAAGCCATGGCCGATCTGGTGCAGGACACGCTGCTGGTGAAAGTGGCGCAATGGGTCGCGTCGATGCCGGTCGCCAGCCCTGCGGTAAAACTCCTTTCGACCCCTTCGGTGGCGCATCAGGCGGATCAGCCGGTGACCCGTCAGGAAGTGCCGGTGACCGAGGAAATGAAAGCGCTGCAGAAAGCGGTCGGAGCGGCGATTGACCCGATGCTCGACAAGGCCGATCCCAAACACCACCAGGCCATCAATGACGTGAAGGAAGCGTTGATTGCGCACCTCAAGGCCGTGGCGTCTTCCGGTGTGCGACAGGTCAGCAAATCGTTTCAGGAAAGCTTGCCCGCGCTGGTGGTGGCTTATCAGCAATTTGCCGATGCCACGCGGGTGACTGAGGTGACGCAGAGCAACGCCATGAACCATCCGGGCTTTGCCCCCAACGACGTCAAAGTCTCCAGGGAGTAA
- a CDS encoding phage GP46 family protein has translation MLISPNLHAALTRAVLISLFTWRRAADDDALDDEERFGWWGDSFPTVADDRIGSRLWLLRRVKLTRQTQMDAEFYAREALQWLIDDGHCSAIGILSERLDAQRLNLRTVLTLADGERLDINPDNSWQVIYAV, from the coding sequence ATGCTGATCAGCCCGAACCTGCATGCCGCGCTGACCCGCGCGGTGCTGATCAGCCTGTTCACCTGGCGCCGCGCCGCCGATGACGACGCCCTCGACGATGAAGAACGTTTCGGCTGGTGGGGCGACAGCTTTCCCACCGTCGCCGACGATCGCATCGGTTCACGGTTGTGGCTGCTGCGCCGGGTCAAGCTGACCCGACAGACCCAGATGGACGCTGAATTCTATGCCCGCGAGGCGTTGCAATGGCTGATCGACGACGGTCACTGCAGCGCCATCGGCATCCTCAGTGAACGCCTCGACGCCCAGCGCCTGAACCTGCGCACGGTCCTGACCCTGGCCGATGGCGAACGTCTGGACATCAACCCCGATAACAGTTGGCAGGTGATCTATGCCGTTTGA
- a CDS encoding DUF2635 domain-containing protein yields MSNRITVLPAAGRVVPDPEAGDLLPPEGREVPDSAWWRRRLTDGDITLKTATAKPKGAK; encoded by the coding sequence ATGAGCAACCGCATCACTGTGCTGCCGGCCGCCGGCCGCGTCGTACCTGACCCGGAGGCCGGCGACCTGCTGCCGCCAGAAGGCCGTGAAGTGCCGGACAGCGCCTGGTGGCGCCGCCGTCTGACCGACGGCGACATCACCCTCAAAACCGCAACAGCCAAACCAAAGGGAGCCAAATAA
- a CDS encoding phage tail sheath subtilisin-like domain-containing protein: MAIGFSNIPADIRVPLFYAEMDNSAANSATSAMRRLIVAQVNDNIAPSEVGKLVLVSSVALAKSIGGQGSMLALMYETFRKADPIGEIWCLPLHNAEGAIAKGVLTLTGAATQAGVLNLYVGGVRVQATVVNGATAAQAATALAQKINATADLPVSAAAAEGVVTLSAKWTGDSGNDISLQFNRLGKSNGEETPAGLTTAITAMTGGAGVPDQVAAVAALGDEPFEFIALPWSDLSTLNTWQAVMDDSTGRWSWAKQLFGHVYSAKRGTVGTLVAAGQARNDQHMTIQALEPGVPQPFWVQAAALAARTAVFISADASRPTQSGSLPGVDPAPASERFTLTERQSLLNYGIATAYYEGGYVRIQRSITTYQKNAYGQADNSYLDSETMHQSAFIVRRLQSVITSKYGRHKLASDGTRFGAGQPIVTPATIRGELIAQYAKLELEGHVENAELFAEHLIVERDVQDPSRVNVLFPPDYINGLRVFALLNQFRLQYDDAA, encoded by the coding sequence ATGGCGATCGGATTCAGCAACATCCCGGCGGACATTCGTGTACCGCTGTTCTATGCCGAAATGGACAATTCGGCCGCCAACAGTGCGACTTCGGCCATGCGCCGTCTCATTGTTGCGCAGGTCAATGACAACATCGCCCCGAGCGAAGTCGGCAAGCTGGTGCTGGTGTCCAGCGTGGCGCTGGCAAAAAGCATCGGTGGTCAGGGCTCGATGCTCGCCTTGATGTACGAGACTTTCCGCAAGGCCGACCCGATCGGTGAGATCTGGTGCCTGCCGCTGCACAACGCTGAAGGCGCGATCGCCAAAGGCGTGCTGACCCTGACCGGCGCAGCCACTCAGGCTGGCGTGCTCAACCTGTATGTTGGCGGCGTGCGGGTGCAGGCCACTGTGGTCAACGGTGCCACCGCGGCTCAAGCGGCCACCGCCCTGGCGCAGAAAATCAACGCCACCGCCGACCTGCCAGTCAGCGCAGCCGCAGCAGAAGGTGTAGTTACCCTGAGCGCCAAATGGACCGGCGACAGCGGCAACGACATCAGCCTGCAATTCAATCGCCTGGGCAAGAGCAACGGCGAAGAAACCCCGGCCGGCCTGACCACTGCGATCACCGCCATGACCGGCGGCGCCGGTGTGCCGGATCAAGTGGCTGCGGTGGCGGCACTGGGCGACGAGCCGTTCGAGTTCATCGCACTACCGTGGTCCGATCTGTCGACCCTCAACACCTGGCAAGCAGTCATGGATGACAGCACCGGTCGCTGGTCGTGGGCCAAGCAACTGTTCGGTCATGTCTACAGCGCCAAGCGCGGCACCGTCGGCACTCTGGTCGCCGCAGGCCAGGCGCGCAACGACCAGCACATGACCATTCAGGCGCTGGAGCCGGGCGTGCCACAACCGTTCTGGGTACAAGCGGCGGCACTGGCTGCGCGCACCGCCGTGTTCATCTCGGCGGACGCCAGCCGTCCGACGCAAAGCGGCAGCCTGCCGGGTGTCGATCCGGCGCCGGCCAGCGAGCGGTTCACCCTGACCGAGCGGCAGTCGCTGCTCAACTATGGCATCGCCACCGCGTACTACGAAGGCGGTTACGTGCGCATCCAGCGCTCGATCACCACCTACCAGAAAAACGCTTACGGCCAGGCCGACAACTCCTACCTGGACAGCGAAACCATGCACCAGTCGGCGTTCATCGTGCGTCGTCTGCAAAGCGTGATCACCAGCAAATACGGTCGGCACAAACTGGCCTCCGACGGCACCCGTTTCGGCGCCGGCCAGCCGATCGTCACCCCGGCGACCATTCGTGGCGAGTTGATCGCCCAGTACGCCAAGCTCGAACTGGAAGGCCACGTCGAGAACGCTGAACTGTTCGCCGAGCACCTGATCGTCGAGCGCGACGTGCAGGACCCAAGCCGCGTGAACGTGCTGTTCCCGCCGGATTACATCAACGGTCTGCGCGTGTTCGCACTGCTCAACCAGTTCCGTCTGCAATACGACGACGCGGCTTGA
- a CDS encoding baseplate J/gp47 family protein, which translates to MPFETPSLPVLIKRTQSDLAGDSLRQSDAQVLARTLSGAAYGLYGYLDWIAEQILPDTADESTLERIAALRLNQPRKPAQVASGSVSFSATAGALLDVDTLLQASDGRTYKVTSARTAINGSNTTTIAALEAGSLGNADARLALTPVQPIAGVVGNSFVVLAPGLSGGVARESLESLRSRVIRSYRIIPHGGSADDYETWALEVPGVTRAWCRGGFLGPGTVGVYIMRDDDPQPVPNDEQLAQVQAYIEPLRPVTAEVHVRAPIQVPVTYRLKLTPDTSAVRAAVETQLRDLHNREADLGEDLLISHIREAISSAAGETDHVLSAPVANVIAKDSELLTFGGCVWGA; encoded by the coding sequence ATGCCGTTTGAAACCCCTTCGCTGCCGGTGCTGATCAAGCGCACCCAAAGCGACCTGGCCGGCGATTCGCTGCGCCAGTCCGATGCGCAAGTGCTGGCCCGCACCCTCAGCGGCGCCGCGTATGGTCTGTACGGCTACCTCGACTGGATTGCCGAACAGATCCTGCCGGACACAGCCGATGAGTCGACCCTGGAACGCATCGCCGCACTGCGTTTGAACCAGCCGCGCAAACCCGCGCAAGTCGCCAGCGGCAGCGTCAGTTTCAGCGCTACGGCCGGCGCGCTGCTGGACGTCGACACGCTGCTGCAAGCGAGCGATGGCCGCACCTACAAAGTCACCAGTGCACGCACTGCAATCAATGGCAGCAACACGACGACGATTGCAGCGCTGGAGGCCGGCAGCCTTGGCAATGCCGACGCCAGGCTGGCGCTGACGCCGGTGCAGCCGATTGCCGGCGTGGTCGGCAACAGCTTCGTCGTGCTCGCACCGGGTCTCAGCGGCGGCGTCGCACGGGAAAGTCTCGAATCGCTGCGCTCGCGGGTGATCCGCTCGTACCGGATCATTCCCCACGGCGGCTCGGCTGACGATTACGAAACCTGGGCACTGGAAGTGCCCGGCGTGACCCGCGCCTGGTGCCGAGGCGGCTTTCTCGGCCCCGGCACCGTCGGCGTGTACATCATGCGTGACGACGATCCACAACCGGTGCCCAACGACGAGCAACTGGCGCAGGTGCAGGCGTACATCGAGCCGTTGCGCCCAGTGACCGCCGAAGTGCATGTGCGTGCGCCGATTCAGGTGCCGGTGACCTATCGCCTGAAGCTCACGCCGGACACCAGTGCCGTACGCGCGGCGGTCGAAACCCAGCTACGCGATTTGCACAACCGTGAGGCCGACCTCGGCGAGGATCTGCTGATCAGCCACATTCGCGAAGCCATCAGCAGCGCTGCCGGTGAAACCGATCACGTGCTCAGCGCCCCGGTCGCCAACGTTATCGCCAAGGACAGCGAGCTGCTGACGTTTGGAGGCTGCGTATGGGGGGCATAA
- a CDS encoding phage baseplate assembly protein V, translating to MSLLTRLLARGTVVLANSASKLQSLQMRLTAGEVNDDLEHFEPYGFTSHPLAGAEGVVTFIGGDRSHAIALVIADRRYRLQSLAAGEVAIYTDEGDRIHFKRGRIIDFETATLNIRASSAVNFDTPVINQTGKIVSTGDQLAGGVSQINHVHLGVQAGNGQTGVPAGGE from the coding sequence ATGAGCCTACTGACACGCCTGCTGGCGCGCGGCACTGTCGTGCTCGCCAATTCGGCCTCCAAGCTGCAATCGCTGCAAATGCGCCTCACCGCCGGCGAAGTGAACGACGACCTCGAACACTTCGAGCCCTACGGTTTTACCAGCCATCCACTGGCTGGCGCCGAAGGTGTCGTCACTTTCATTGGCGGTGATCGTTCCCATGCGATCGCCCTGGTCATCGCCGACCGCCGCTATCGCCTGCAATCGCTCGCCGCCGGTGAAGTGGCGATCTACACCGATGAGGGCGACCGGATTCATTTCAAGCGCGGGCGGATCATCGATTTTGAAACCGCCACGCTGAACATCCGCGCCAGCAGCGCGGTGAACTTCGATACGCCCGTCATCAACCAGACCGGCAAGATCGTTTCCACTGGCGACCAGCTCGCCGGCGGCGTCAGCCAGATCAACCATGTGCACCTCGGCGTTCAGGCCGGCAACGGTCAGACCGGCGTGCCGGCAGGAGGCGAATGA
- a CDS encoding phage baseplate assembly protein has protein sequence MSEMDNHVTLTINNMEYGGWKSVEITADLERQFRTFKLDITWQWPGQTVDQRIKPGDPCEVKIGQDLVLTGYVFKAPIRYDGRQISLTIEGSSKTQDLVDCAARNQPNQWQQQPLLSIVQALAMEYALMVVNEIPETARLAKHTIVPGETAFQSIDRLLSLLRVFSTDDEQGRLVLAKPGSGGRASDVLELGKNILSANAPMDYSQVFSEYRVIGQQKGSDKQSGAAVSEVESTAADLTFKRRRTTVINEGTQLTFELAQQRAQWESATRMGRAQTTTYQVQGWRQANGDLWRHNTLVRVKDPVLGFDGDMLISKVTYSLSAQGSVTTLQVAPPHTFDADPTPAKKPQT, from the coding sequence ATGAGCGAGATGGACAACCATGTCACGCTGACCATCAACAACATGGAATACGGCGGCTGGAAAAGCGTGGAAATCACTGCTGATCTGGAGCGCCAGTTCCGTACCTTCAAACTCGACATCACCTGGCAGTGGCCGGGGCAGACGGTGGATCAGCGGATCAAACCGGGTGATCCCTGCGAAGTGAAAATCGGCCAGGATCTGGTGCTGACCGGTTACGTGTTCAAGGCGCCGATCCGCTATGACGGCCGGCAGATCAGCCTGACCATCGAAGGCAGTTCCAAGACTCAGGATCTGGTCGATTGTGCCGCCCGCAATCAGCCGAACCAATGGCAGCAACAGCCGCTGCTGAGCATCGTCCAGGCGCTGGCAATGGAATACGCGCTGATGGTGGTCAACGAAATCCCCGAAACCGCGCGGCTGGCCAAGCACACAATCGTGCCGGGGGAAACGGCGTTTCAGTCGATCGATCGGCTGCTCTCGCTGTTGCGGGTGTTTTCCACCGATGACGAGCAGGGCCGGCTGGTGCTGGCCAAACCGGGTAGCGGTGGTCGGGCCAGTGATGTGCTCGAGCTGGGCAAAAACATTTTGTCTGCCAATGCGCCGATGGACTACAGCCAGGTGTTCTCCGAATACCGGGTGATCGGCCAGCAGAAAGGCTCGGACAAGCAGAGCGGGGCGGCGGTCAGCGAAGTCGAATCGACGGCCGCCGACCTGACCTTCAAACGACGGCGCACCACGGTGATCAATGAAGGCACGCAACTGACCTTTGAGTTGGCGCAGCAGCGTGCCCAATGGGAAAGCGCCACCCGCATGGGCCGGGCGCAAACCACTACCTATCAGGTGCAGGGCTGGCGTCAGGCCAACGGCGATCTGTGGCGGCACAACACGTTGGTGCGGGTGAAAGATCCGGTACTGGGATTCGACGGCGACATGCTGATTTCCAAAGTCACCTATTCGCTGTCGGCGCAGGGCTCGGTGACCACCTTGCAGGTGGCACCGCCGCATACCTTCGATGCTGATCCAACGCCAGCGAAAAAACCCCAGACCTGA
- a CDS encoding phage tail assembly protein → MSGAVKLQVAIEAHGEPLTELVLRRPTVQEVRAIKALPYKIDKSEEVSLDMDVAAKYIAVCAGIPPSSVNQLDLADLNALSWAVASFFMSAASAPSPT, encoded by the coding sequence ATGAGCGGCGCCGTGAAGCTTCAGGTTGCGATCGAAGCTCACGGCGAGCCCCTGACCGAACTCGTCCTGCGCCGCCCGACGGTGCAGGAAGTGCGAGCGATCAAGGCGCTGCCGTACAAGATCGACAAGAGCGAAGAAGTCAGCCTCGACATGGACGTGGCGGCGAAATACATCGCCGTGTGCGCCGGCATTCCACCGTCGTCGGTCAACCAGCTGGATCTGGCTGACCTCAATGCGCTGAGCTGGGCCGTTGCGAGTTTTTTCATGAGTGCGGCGTCGGCGCCATCACCGACCTGA
- a CDS encoding phage tail terminator protein, whose product MKITPILTQMRGQCPSLANHISVGVDLALLQGNPNLPTPSAHVLPLADLATTSTAQNLNTQPIRDRFEILLVLDASDATKALDLLHELRAELWRALVGFKPDSDYSAIVYDGGEMVSLNSSRAFYRLRFFAEFQLGRNLPSQPAESWHERELDGLSSFTGATVRVDAIDPADPNLQRPGPDGRVEMTFSGDVTP is encoded by the coding sequence ATGAAGATCACTCCGATCCTCACGCAGATGCGTGGGCAATGCCCAAGCCTTGCCAATCACATTTCGGTGGGCGTGGATCTGGCGTTGCTGCAAGGCAACCCCAACCTGCCGACACCGTCGGCTCACGTGCTGCCACTGGCCGATCTGGCCACCACCAGCACCGCCCAAAACCTCAACACCCAACCGATCCGCGACCGCTTCGAAATCCTTCTCGTGCTTGATGCCAGCGACGCGACAAAAGCGCTGGATCTGTTGCATGAACTGCGCGCCGAACTGTGGCGCGCACTGGTGGGTTTCAAGCCCGATTCCGACTACAGCGCCATCGTTTATGACGGCGGCGAAATGGTCTCGCTCAACAGCAGCCGCGCGTTTTATCGGCTGCGCTTTTTTGCCGAGTTCCAGCTCGGCCGCAATCTGCCAAGTCAGCCTGCGGAGAGTTGGCATGAACGCGAACTGGACGGTTTGTCGTCCTTTACCGGGGCCACCGTACGGGTCGATGCGATCGATCCGGCCGACCCCAACCTGCAACGCCCGGGCCCTGATGGGCGCGTGGAAATGACTTTCTCTGGAGACGTAACCCCATGA
- a CDS encoding phage tail protein: MADEEKKTPKPVLITGFDELSPKLGALRVKVESFKNNLEQTGLGKLDISGLFKGGSVITPFVEGIKSAAAFQGKLNEVSDTAKTVELPAAPKAAAQNMNVFSASMEKVSASVDAALVPAVGALVVGLEPVLTQVGSLLADNPQLVEGLAAGAIAFSAMQTAVSGATQVFDVMSMVLKTNPIMLIAMGIAVAAGLIVANWTPISAFFIGMWEGIKNVGARAMATLRSVLDWRPLATLAALWEPLGGLFAGVWDKVKAVTAPLTDFLQSVFSWSPAGMIIENWGPLTGLFSAIWELLEALSVPAMAFLRNLFDFSPMQMITEAWGGVVTFFEPMFSGLRKVAQPAKAFLVSLFDFSPMQMITSAWGGVVAYFQPILTMLQSAVQSTRDILRTLFDFFPMEMLTSAWGGIVGFFEPIWVALQTSVQRVKGFFTSLFEWSPLEQIAQYWQPIGEVFSAIWGVVLALSAPVVDFLHGLFEWKPLDQIIESWGPVTEWFGELWQKLQTVIAPIKELFDGGFAGLIANVTGKVETLTQAQRQTNAEGKGELAPAFFGASPTAAGNGSLQSGSLQQGSGALIQQSAINNRTQLEGGLTVRFENAPAGLRTEQPQTNQPGLAVASRIGYRSLSMGGSQ, translated from the coding sequence ATGGCAGACGAAGAGAAGAAAACCCCGAAACCGGTGCTGATCACCGGTTTCGATGAACTCTCGCCCAAACTCGGCGCCCTGCGCGTGAAGGTCGAGAGCTTCAAAAACAATCTCGAACAGACTGGCCTTGGCAAACTGGACATCAGTGGTCTGTTCAAGGGCGGCAGTGTGATTACGCCGTTCGTGGAAGGGATCAAATCGGCGGCGGCGTTTCAGGGCAAATTGAACGAAGTCAGCGACACGGCGAAAACCGTTGAGCTGCCCGCCGCGCCGAAAGCCGCTGCGCAGAACATGAACGTGTTCAGTGCCTCGATGGAAAAGGTGTCGGCCTCGGTCGACGCCGCCCTGGTGCCGGCCGTTGGGGCGCTGGTGGTCGGTCTGGAACCGGTGCTGACCCAGGTCGGCAGCCTGCTCGCCGACAATCCGCAACTGGTCGAAGGCTTGGCGGCGGGGGCCATCGCCTTTTCGGCGATGCAAACCGCAGTGAGCGGCGCCACGCAGGTGTTCGACGTGATGAGCATGGTGCTCAAGACCAACCCGATCATGCTGATTGCCATGGGCATTGCCGTGGCGGCGGGTTTGATTGTCGCCAACTGGACGCCGATCAGTGCGTTCTTCATCGGAATGTGGGAAGGCATCAAAAACGTCGGGGCGCGGGCGATGGCGACGTTGCGCTCGGTGCTCGACTGGCGACCGTTGGCCACATTGGCGGCGCTGTGGGAACCGCTCGGCGGGCTCTTTGCGGGCGTCTGGGACAAGGTCAAAGCCGTCACCGCGCCGCTGACGGATTTCTTGCAATCGGTGTTTTCCTGGTCTCCGGCCGGCATGATCATCGAAAACTGGGGGCCGCTGACCGGCCTGTTCTCGGCGATCTGGGAATTGCTCGAGGCCTTGAGTGTGCCAGCGATGGCGTTTCTCAGAAACCTGTTCGATTTCTCGCCGATGCAGATGATTACCGAGGCGTGGGGTGGTGTCGTCACGTTCTTCGAACCGATGTTCAGCGGCCTGCGAAAAGTGGCGCAACCGGCTAAAGCATTCCTCGTGTCACTGTTCGACTTCTCGCCGATGCAGATGATCACCAGCGCCTGGGGAGGTGTCGTTGCGTATTTCCAACCGATATTGACGATGCTGCAGTCGGCAGTACAAAGCACCCGCGATATTTTGCGCACGCTGTTCGATTTTTTCCCGATGGAAATGCTCACCAGTGCCTGGGGTGGGATTGTCGGGTTTTTCGAGCCGATCTGGGTGGCGTTGCAAACGTCGGTGCAACGGGTCAAAGGCTTTTTCACCAGCCTGTTCGAGTGGTCGCCGCTGGAGCAGATTGCCCAGTACTGGCAGCCGATCGGTGAGGTTTTTTCGGCGATCTGGGGTGTTGTGTTGGCGCTGTCCGCGCCGGTCGTGGATTTTCTGCACGGCCTGTTCGAATGGAAACCTCTGGATCAGATCATCGAGAGTTGGGGGCCGGTCACCGAGTGGTTCGGCGAGTTGTGGCAAAAACTGCAAACCGTCATTGCGCCGATCAAGGAACTGTTTGACGGCGGCTTTGCCGGCTTGATCGCCAACGTCACCGGCAAGGTTGAAACGCTGACCCAGGCGCAACGCCAGACCAACGCCGAAGGCAAGGGTGAACTCGCACCGGCGTTTTTCGGCGCCAGCCCGACGGCTGCCGGCAATGGCAGCTTGCAAAGCGGTTCGTTGCAGCAGGGTTCAGGCGCGCTGATCCAACAAAGCGCAATTAACAATCGCACGCAACTCGAAGGCGGCCTGACCGTGCGCTTCGAAAATGCGCCGGCGGGGCTACGCACCGAACAACCGCAAACCAATCAACCGGGCCTGGCCGTGGCGTCGCGCATCGGTTATCGCTCGCTGTCGATGGGAGGTTCTCAATGA